A segment of the Leptotrichia sp. oral taxon 215 str. W9775 genome:
TCCTAAAAAAGAAGGAGTTATAGGTTTTGCCAGAAATATAGTGGGATGCGATGAAAGAATAAAAAAGATTGTAGATTTTGTTTATGGAAATTCAATTGTGGTAAAAAACATTGAAATAGGAACACAGCTTCTTAAAGAAGGTTTTAATGACAGAATAGTCACACTTGAAGGAGATATAATAACTGCAAGGGGAAGAATGACAGGAGGTTATTCTGTAAGAGGGAAGGATGAACTTTTAGAGAGAAAGAAAGAGCTTAAAGTAATAAAGGAAAAAATGAATGAAATTCAGAATGAAAGGGAAGAATTATCAAGAAAACTTGAGAAATTATCAGAAATATTAAAGGCAGAAGAAAAGGAAAGAGAAAAAATTCAGAAGGAATTGGAAGTAATGGAAGGAAATTACAGGGAATTTCTGAAGGAATATGATAATTTTAGTTCTGAATATAACAAAAGAAAAAGGGAAATTGGGACATTAGAGTATGAAATCAAACAAAATAGAGATTTTATAGCTTCGAGAAAAGAAAAGATTAAAGAAAATACCGAAATTATTGAAAATATAGTCAAGCTGATAGAAGAAAATAAGCTGGCTATTGCAATATTAAACAATGAAATAGAAAAGTCGGAAAATATAAATGAGTATTATCATGAATTAAATACAATTGATAAGGAATACGAGATTTTAAAAGTGAAAACTGACAGCAACAAGTCGAGATATGCTGAAATAAAAGCTGATTATGAGAAACTTGTTAACGAAAAGAAGGAAGTTGAGGAGTTTCAACAGAAAAAAACTGTCATGAAGGAAAAACTTACAAAAGCGATTCAGGATAAAAAAGAAGAAATTGAAGGAAAACAGAAGGAAAATACTGAAAAGTCGCAGCTTATAAAGTCCCTTGAAAAGGAAATAAAGGAACTGGAAGTTTCTGAAAAGGAACTTATAAAAGGTGTTAAGGATATTGAAATTAAGAAAAGAGATCAGGAAAATGAATATGGAAAACTGATTGAAAAGATTTCTGAAAATGAGAAAAAAATGGAAACTTACAATTATGAACTGGAGGAAATTCCTGAAGAAAGAGCAAAGAATAACGAAGAATATAAAGAAATTGAGAATGAAACTGAACTTCAGGCAATAAAGCGGAAACTTTCTGTTAATGAAAGAAGCAGAACTGAAATAGGAAGTGTAAATCTTTCAGCAATAGAAGAATATGAAAGGGAAAATAAGAGATATACTGAACTTGTTAATCAGAAAAGAGACCTGCTTGCAAGTAGGGAGTCCCTTCTTACGCTAATTGGTGATATTGAAAACGATATAGTTGAAAAGTTTAACATTGCATTGGAAGAAATTAATAATAATTTCAAGTATATGTGTGAAACTATCCTGAATGGAGCAAAAGGAGCAATAAGACTGCTTGATGAGGAAAATATGCTGGAAACAGGATTGGAACTAAGCGTGAAATATAAAAATAAACCTGAACAGACACTTATGCTTCTGTCAGGAGGAGAAAAATCAATGCTGGCAGTTTCGTTTATAATGGCAATATTTATGTTTAAGCCGAGTCCATTTACCTTCTTTGATGAAATTGAAGCGGCTCTTGATGAGGAAAATACTAAGAAAATAGTCAAACTCTTAAATAAATTCATAACTAAATCACAGTTTATACTGATAACCCATAACAAGGAAACAATGAAGGGTTCACATAGGCTTTATGGAGTCACTATGAATAAAGAAATAGGTGAATCAAGGATAATTTCGGTGGATGTATAGTTATGGAAAAGAGGAATATGGACAAGAATAACAATGTATGTTAAAATAGAAAACAAAACTCAAATCAGATTAAGTACGTCAGGGGGAAAATGTTACAGGAACATTTAAAATATTTGATATTACTTGAGTTGATGGAAATAATAAAATAAAGGAAAGGAGAGTATGGTTTATATAAGTTTATATATTATCATACAGAAAATATGTTAAAAAAAATATTAATTGTAATAGCAGTAACGCTCTTTTCAATAATTGGATTTGGAAAAGAAGTAGATGTATCACAGATAGCAGTTGACTATCCTTATAAGGATAATGCAATAATGGCAACTGTTATGGGAACTCCTAGCAGTCAATGGTATAAATTTAAAAAGGGGAAGGCACCAAAAGTAAAAAAATTCAAGACTATAAAAAAAGTTCCTGAAATATTAAGACAGTGGAGTGATTATGAATATGGAGTATGGACACAGAAAAACGATGCTCCTCTAATGATACTTGTATCCGGGACAGGATCACTGTATAACAGTGGACTTACAATGTATATGGCAAATGTATTTTATGATAGGGGATACAATGTAATTGCCTTAAGTTCACCTACTACAATGCCATATATTGTGAGCCAGAGTAAAAATAACTATGCAGGATATATAAAAGATGAATCTACACATATGTATGAACTGATAGCAGCAGCAGTTTTAAAGGAAAAGGCTGATGGAATGAAGGTTACTAAAACTCATATTGGTGGATACAGTCTTGGAGGATTCCAGTCATTACTTATACAGGAGTTGGACAGTAAAAATAAAAAAATTGGTATCGAAAAATCACTTATGCTTAATTCACCTGTAAGTATTTTGACAGCAACGCAGAAACTTGACAGCTATCTTGTAGAAAATGGAATATACAATGCAGAAGGTCTTGAAAAGTTTCTTGATAATATATTTGGAAAGCTTGTATATGATGAAAAAATTGAATTAAGTGATGTTGATTTTACAGATATAAGATCGGCAGTATCAAAATTACAGTTAAAAGATAGTGATTTTGAAGTTCTGACAGGGCTTCTTTTCAGATTTTATTCAGCAAATATGACTTTTGCGGGAGAAGTTTTCAGCGGGAAAGATGCTGTTGGAAGACTTTCTGACAAAAAAGCATATAAGAGATTTGATTCAGTGACTGAAGAATTCAGGGAAGGTTTGTCAGTATCCTTTGATGAATATTCAAAAGAAATTTTATATCCTTACCTGAAAAAGAATAAATATCCTGACTTGACAATGGAACAGTTTATAAAGGAATTTGATTTGAGAAACAGTCAGGAATTTATTGAAAAAAACAATAAAAATATAATATTTATAACATCTAAAGATGATATTCTTATAACAGAAAGTGATCTGGACTACATAAATAACACATTTGGTAATAAAGTTATAATACCTTATGGGGGACATACAGGAATATTGTGGCATAAAGATGTTGCAAACCTGATGATAGATAAACTGGAGGAAGAATAGATGAAAATAAGAAATAAATTTATATTACTGGGGGCAGTGCTATTTACGACTTCTTTTGCATATGGAGAGAAGTCGGAGGCTTTAAAATCTTATACCACGGAAAATCTTAATTATACTGAAATGGTTGAAAAGGAAATAAATGATGATATATTTCTGGAATTTGTAGATGGAGATATTGTTGAAGAACCTTCAAAAAATATAGAAATATACGAAAGATACAATTATAATCCTAAGAATAAAAATAAAAAATATAATGGTCATTACATGGCATTTGAAAAGGATACGTATGGAATTATTGCAAATAATATTGACAGGCTTGACGAAGAATATATTATTTCCAGTAAAGTGTTTGAACTGACTGATATAAATGACGGATTTGAGCCATTTAACAGAAGGATGTATGCCTTTAATACACAGCTTGATAGAAAAGTTATGTATCCAGCTTCACAGGTATATGCGGCAATTGTTCCTAAGCCGATTAGAATAGGAATAGAAAATTTCTATAACAACTTTAAGGAAATACCTACAATGTTTAACTCCCTACTGCAGTTCAAACCTAAAAAAGCTGCAAATGCATTTGGAAGATTTGCAATAAATTCAACTATCGGTCTTTTAGGAACAAATGATGTTGCTAAAAAATTTGGATTGAAGAAAGACTGGGAAACAATGGGGGATACACTTGGAGTTTATGGTGTTCCTACAGGTTCCTACCTTGTACTTCCTGTATTGGGACCAAGTACATTAAGAGATGGATTAGGAAGTATTGCAGACTCGGCAATGGAAGTATACGTAAAAGGAAAAGTTGAAACAGAACTATTTTTTGATACAGGAGTGTTTGATAAAAGTATTTATGGATTTACAAGACCGGTAGTTACAGGATTGAATGCCAGATCGCTTAT
Coding sequences within it:
- a CDS encoding VacJ family lipoprotein, encoding MKIRNKFILLGAVLFTTSFAYGEKSEALKSYTTENLNYTEMVEKEINDDIFLEFVDGDIVEEPSKNIEIYERYNYNPKNKNKKYNGHYMAFEKDTYGIIANNIDRLDEEYIISSKVFELTDINDGFEPFNRRMYAFNTQLDRKVMYPASQVYAAIVPKPIRIGIENFYNNFKEIPTMFNSLLQFKPKKAANAFGRFAINSTIGLLGTNDVAKKFGLKKDWETMGDTLGVYGVPTGSYLVLPVLGPSTLRDGLGSIADSAMEVYVKGKVETELFFDTGVFDKSIYGFTRPVVTGLNARSLIGFRYGDLNSPFEYDLVKALYYNYRKNAGKKIGRKKLWIR